Proteins from a single region of Streptomyces sp. TN58:
- the ccrA gene encoding crotonyl-CoA carboxylase/reductase has translation MKDILDAIQSQSATAADFAALPLPDSYRAVTVHKDEAEMFAGLTTREKDPRKSLHLDHVPLPELGPGEALVAVMASSVNYNSVWTSIFEPVSTFNFLERYGRLSELTKRHDLPYHVIGSDLAGVVLRTGPGVNAWNPGDEVVAHCLSVELESSDGHNDTMLDPEQRIWGFETNFGGLAEIALVKSNQLMPKPGHLSWEEAASPGLVNSTAYRQLVSNNGAGMKQGDNVLIWGASGGLGSYATQFALAGGANPICVVSSPEKADICRSMGATAVIDRNAEGYKFWKDENTQDPREWKRFGAKIRELTGGEDIDIVFEHPGRETFGASVYVTRKGGTITTCASTSGYMHQYDNRYLWMSLKRIVGSHFANYREAWEANRLIAKGKIHPTLSKVYSLEETGQAAYDVHRNLHQGKVGVLALAPQEGLGIRDHEMRAEHIDAINRFRNV, from the coding sequence GTGAAGGACATCCTGGACGCGATTCAGTCGCAGTCCGCCACCGCCGCAGACTTCGCGGCCCTGCCGCTGCCCGACTCCTACCGCGCGGTCACCGTGCACAAGGACGAGGCGGAGATGTTCGCGGGGCTCACCACGCGCGAGAAGGACCCGCGCAAGTCGCTGCACCTGGACCACGTCCCGCTCCCCGAGCTGGGCCCGGGCGAGGCCCTGGTGGCCGTCATGGCCTCGTCGGTCAACTACAACTCGGTGTGGACCTCGATCTTCGAGCCCGTCTCCACCTTCAACTTCCTGGAGCGCTACGGGCGCCTGTCGGAGCTCACCAAGCGCCACGACCTCCCGTACCACGTCATCGGCTCCGACCTCGCGGGTGTCGTCCTGCGCACCGGCCCCGGCGTCAACGCCTGGAACCCGGGCGACGAGGTCGTCGCGCACTGCCTCTCCGTCGAGCTGGAGTCCTCCGACGGCCACAACGACACGATGCTCGACCCCGAGCAGCGCATCTGGGGCTTCGAGACCAACTTCGGCGGCCTCGCGGAGATCGCCCTGGTCAAGTCGAACCAGCTGATGCCCAAGCCCGGCCACCTCAGCTGGGAGGAGGCCGCCTCCCCCGGCCTGGTCAACTCCACCGCCTACCGCCAGCTGGTCTCCAACAACGGCGCCGGCATGAAGCAGGGCGACAACGTCCTCATCTGGGGCGCCAGCGGCGGCCTCGGCAGCTACGCCACCCAGTTCGCCCTGGCCGGCGGCGCCAACCCGATCTGCGTCGTCTCCTCCCCGGAGAAGGCCGACATCTGCCGGTCCATGGGCGCCACCGCCGTCATCGACCGCAACGCCGAGGGCTACAAGTTCTGGAAGGACGAGAACACCCAGGACCCCCGCGAGTGGAAGCGCTTCGGCGCGAAGATCCGTGAGCTGACCGGCGGCGAGGACATCGACATCGTCTTCGAGCACCCGGGCCGCGAGACCTTCGGCGCCTCGGTCTACGTCACCCGCAAGGGCGGCACGATCACCACCTGCGCCTCCACCTCCGGCTACATGCACCAGTACGACAACCGCTACCTGTGGATGTCGCTGAAGCGGATCGTCGGGTCGCACTTCGCCAACTACCGCGAGGCGTGGGAGGCCAACCGCCTGATCGCCAAGGGCAAGATCCACCCCACGCTGTCGAAGGTCTACTCCCTGGAGGAGACCGGCCAGGCCGCCTACGACGTCCACCGCAACCTCCACCAGGGCAAGGTCGGCGTCCTCGCGCTCGCCCCCCAGGAGGGGCTGGGCATCCGCGACCACGAGATGCGCGCCGAGCACATCGACGCCATCAACCGCTTCCGCAACGTCTGA
- a CDS encoding TetR family transcriptional regulator: MSQPAKTSPRASSAPDAPESAAGTRAAAQRLKMRRELATAAMELFATKGYEATTVDEIAATAGVARRTFFRHFRSKEEAIFPDHDDTLIRAEAVLDVAPAHEHPLDTVCRGIKEVMKMYAASPAVSVERYRLTREVPALREREIASVARYERLFTRYLLAHFDETDHHDGNDDPLLAEVAASAVVTAHNHVLRRWLRAGGQGDVEAQLDHAFSIVRKTFGTGIGAGRTMGPAPAAPAAVRTEGEVLVAVARTDAPLDEVMRTIEEALRPR, from the coding sequence ATGTCCCAGCCCGCCAAGACCTCGCCCCGCGCCTCCTCGGCCCCCGACGCCCCGGAGAGCGCGGCCGGCACCCGGGCTGCCGCCCAGCGGCTCAAGATGCGCCGCGAGCTGGCCACCGCGGCCATGGAGCTGTTCGCCACCAAGGGGTACGAGGCGACGACGGTCGACGAGATCGCCGCGACGGCCGGGGTCGCCCGGCGGACGTTCTTCCGGCACTTCCGGTCGAAGGAAGAGGCGATCTTCCCGGACCACGACGACACCCTGATCCGCGCCGAGGCCGTCCTCGACGTCGCCCCGGCGCACGAGCACCCGCTCGACACGGTGTGCCGCGGGATCAAGGAAGTCATGAAGATGTACGCCGCCTCGCCCGCGGTGTCGGTGGAGCGCTACCGGCTGACCCGTGAGGTGCCGGCGCTGCGGGAGCGGGAGATCGCCTCCGTGGCCCGCTACGAGCGGCTGTTCACGCGCTACCTGCTGGCGCACTTCGACGAGACCGACCACCACGACGGCAACGACGACCCGCTGCTGGCCGAGGTGGCCGCCTCGGCGGTGGTCACGGCCCACAACCACGTGCTGCGGCGCTGGCTGCGGGCCGGCGGGCAGGGCGACGTGGAGGCGCAGCTCGACCACGCCTTCTCGATCGTCCGCAAGACCTTCGGTACCGGGATCGGCGCCGGCCGGACCATGGGCCCCGCGCCGGCCGCTCCGGCGGCCGTCCGTACCGAGGGCGAGGTGCTGGTGGCGGTGGCCCGTACCGACGCGCCCCTGGACGAGGTCATGCGGACCATCGAAGAGGCGCTGCGCCCTAGGTAG
- a CDS encoding 3-hydroxyacyl-CoA dehydrogenase family protein: MDRQSSQPTLQTIAVVGLGTMGTGIAEVLARAGREVIGIDISEAAARRASASLAAATARSVARERLTEQERADVLARFRTFSDLAAAAEADLVIEVVPESYEVKQQVFRELDAVVRPDTILATGTNALSVTRLAAESQRPERVLGLHFFNPVPAMKLVEVVSCVLTAPTAVESVTELARELGKEPVAVGDRPGFVADGLLFGYLNQAAAMYEAKYASREDIDAAMRLGCGLPMGPLALLDLIGVDTARTVLEAMYASSGDRLHAPAPILGQLAEAGLAGQKSGRGFYTYEAPGSSVIVRDLQTPLDGSLLGAGRPVSSVGVAGSGTMASGIAQVFAQSGFDVVLAARSQEKAEAAKAAIGKSLGRAVSKGRLTQEAADETLGRITPAGSLDAFAEVDLAVEAVAEDLEVKQELFAALDKVCKPGAVLATTTSSLPVIAVARVTSRPQDVIGMHFFNPAPAMKLVEVVRTVLTADDVHATVREICVKVRKHPVDCGDRAGFIVNALLFPYLNNAIKMVEEHYASLDQIDAAMKLGGGYPMGPFELLDVVGLDVSLAIEKVLHKEFRDPGLAPSPLLEHLVAAGCLGRKTGRGFREYARR; the protein is encoded by the coding sequence ATGGACCGTCAGTCCAGTCAGCCCACCCTGCAGACCATCGCCGTCGTCGGCCTCGGCACGATGGGCACCGGCATCGCCGAGGTCCTGGCCCGCGCCGGCCGCGAGGTCATCGGCATCGACATCAGCGAGGCCGCCGCCCGCCGGGCCTCGGCCTCCCTCGCCGCGGCCACGGCGCGTTCCGTGGCCCGCGAGCGCCTCACCGAGCAGGAGCGCGCGGACGTCCTGGCCCGCTTCCGCACCTTCTCCGACCTGGCCGCCGCGGCCGAGGCCGACCTCGTCATCGAGGTCGTGCCCGAGTCCTACGAGGTCAAGCAGCAGGTCTTCCGCGAGCTCGACGCGGTCGTGCGGCCCGACACGATCCTGGCCACGGGCACCAACGCCCTGTCGGTGACCCGGCTCGCCGCCGAGTCCCAGCGCCCCGAGCGCGTGCTGGGCCTGCACTTCTTCAACCCGGTCCCGGCGATGAAGCTGGTCGAGGTCGTCTCCTGCGTCCTGACCGCCCCGACGGCGGTGGAGTCGGTCACGGAGCTGGCCCGCGAGCTCGGCAAGGAGCCCGTGGCCGTCGGCGACCGGCCCGGCTTCGTCGCGGACGGCCTGCTCTTCGGCTACCTCAACCAGGCCGCCGCCATGTACGAGGCGAAGTACGCCTCCCGTGAGGACATCGACGCGGCGATGCGGCTGGGCTGCGGCCTGCCCATGGGCCCGCTGGCACTGCTCGACCTGATCGGCGTGGACACGGCCCGCACGGTCCTGGAGGCCATGTACGCCTCCTCCGGCGACCGGCTGCACGCCCCGGCCCCGATCCTGGGGCAGCTGGCCGAGGCCGGCCTGGCCGGCCAGAAGTCCGGGCGCGGCTTCTACACCTACGAGGCGCCCGGCAGCTCGGTGATCGTGCGTGACCTGCAGACCCCGCTGGACGGGTCCCTGCTGGGCGCGGGCCGCCCGGTGAGCTCGGTCGGCGTGGCCGGCTCGGGCACCATGGCGAGCGGCATCGCGCAGGTCTTCGCCCAGTCCGGGTTCGACGTGGTCCTGGCGGCGCGCAGCCAGGAGAAGGCGGAGGCCGCCAAGGCCGCCATCGGCAAGTCCCTGGGCCGTGCGGTGTCCAAGGGCAGGCTGACGCAGGAGGCGGCGGACGAGACCCTGGGCCGGATCACCCCGGCCGGGTCACTGGACGCCTTCGCCGAGGTGGACCTGGCGGTGGAGGCGGTCGCCGAGGACCTGGAGGTCAAGCAGGAGCTGTTCGCGGCTCTGGACAAGGTCTGCAAGCCGGGTGCGGTGCTGGCCACCACGACCTCCTCGCTGCCGGTGATCGCGGTGGCCCGCGTGACCTCGCGCCCGCAGGACGTGATCGGCATGCACTTCTTCAACCCGGCTCCGGCGATGAAGCTGGTCGAGGTGGTCCGGACCGTCCTGACGGCCGACGACGTGCACGCCACGGTCCGCGAGATCTGCGTGAAGGTGCGCAAGCACCCGGTGGACTGCGGGGACCGGGCCGGCTTCATCGTGAACGCGCTGCTGTTCCCGTACCTCAACAACGCGATCAAGATGGTCGAGGAGCACTACGCGAGCCTCGACCAGATCGACGCGGCGATGAAGCTGGGCGGCGGCTACCCGATGGGACCGTTCGAGCTGCTCGACGTGGTCGGCCTCGACGTCTCGCTGGCCATCGAGAAGGTCCTCCACAAGGAGTTCCGCGACCCGGGCCTGGCCCCGTCCCCGCTGCTGGAGCACCTGGTGGCGGCGGGCTGCCTGGGCCGGAAGACCGGCCGCGGATTCCGTGAGTACGCCCGGCGGTAA
- a CDS encoding adenylosuccinate lyase: MNDVLERLRTEAGGSPGYERLLAAAPDALAASLASAGLPLWARELAAYRLGLAGDRRAFEPLVLLLNHRDPPRCAAAAEALAVLDDPRTARAAAALATNGLRTAYALQPVRLLTALRAPESVPALLATLARLLSPNDPYWRVALACVEGLGALADPRARELLTRAQSHPRLAVAATAALRGLAD, from the coding sequence GTGAACGACGTGCTGGAGCGCCTGCGGACCGAGGCGGGCGGCTCGCCCGGGTACGAACGGCTGCTCGCGGCCGCCCCCGACGCGCTGGCCGCCTCCCTGGCCTCCGCCGGACTGCCCCTGTGGGCCCGCGAGCTGGCCGCGTACCGGCTCGGCCTCGCCGGGGACCGGCGCGCCTTCGAGCCCCTGGTCCTGCTCCTCAACCACCGCGACCCGCCCCGCTGCGCGGCCGCCGCCGAGGCCCTGGCCGTCCTCGACGACCCGCGCACCGCCCGCGCCGCCGCGGCCCTCGCCACCAACGGGCTCCGCACGGCCTACGCCCTCCAGCCCGTCCGGCTGCTCACCGCCCTGCGCGCCCCCGAGTCCGTACCGGCCCTGCTCGCCACGCTGGCGCGGCTGCTGTCCCCGAACGACCCCTACTGGCGGGTGGCCCTGGCCTGCGTCGAGGGCCTGGGCGCCCTCGCCGACCCCCGTGCCCGCGAACTCCTCACCCGCGCCCAGTCCCATCCCCGCCTCGCGGTGGCGGCGACGGCCGCGCTCCGGGGCCTCGCCGACTGA